A section of the Gemmatimonadales bacterium genome encodes:
- a CDS encoding phosphoribosylanthranilate isomerase, which produces MRVRAKICGLTRPADASAAADAGASFLGVVFAVGHRMVTPERAAEVTAGANGVPVFGVYDTQSVEEILRISRTAGLSGAQLHGPYSRPAAVRLRAEGLVVWRVARIAAPGDLDSLPETASDADAVLVEPLVPHALGGTGVSLDLALAREARARLAGDTMVLAGGLSPGSVARAVALVRPEVVDVSSGVEYLPGIKDPDKISSFLEALFGPSPIT; this is translated from the coding sequence ATGCGCGTTAGGGCCAAGATCTGCGGGCTCACCCGGCCGGCGGATGCCAGCGCGGCCGCCGATGCCGGCGCCTCGTTCCTGGGCGTCGTTTTTGCTGTTGGACACCGGATGGTCACCCCTGAACGGGCCGCCGAAGTGACCGCCGGTGCGAACGGGGTCCCCGTCTTCGGAGTCTACGACACCCAATCGGTCGAGGAGATTCTCCGGATCAGCCGGACCGCCGGCCTGTCCGGGGCCCAGCTGCACGGGCCCTATTCCCGTCCGGCGGCGGTCCGATTGCGGGCGGAAGGGCTGGTGGTGTGGCGGGTCGCCCGCATCGCCGCGCCCGGCGACCTGGACTCGCTTCCGGAGACGGCGAGCGATGCGGATGCCGTGCTGGTGGAGCCTCTCGTGCCGCATGCTCTGGGCGGGACGGGCGTTTCGCTGGACCTGGCCCTGGCTCGGGAGGCCCGTGCGCGGCTGGCCGGCGACACCATGGTCCTCGCCGGAGGGCTGAGCCCGGGGAGCGTGGCGCGGGCGGTGGCACTCGTTCGACCCGAGGTGGTCGATGTAAGTTCAGGGGTCGAGTACCTTCCGGGCATCAAGGACCCCGACAAAATCTCGAGTTTTCTGGAGGCGCTGTTTGGCCCTAGCCCCATCACCTGA
- the trpC gene encoding indole-3-glycerol phosphate synthase TrpC, whose protein sequence is MPVTLDQILISTRDQLPGLRRRRSALEREARDAAPPPSFAGALRRQSVAVIAEVKRRSPSSGTIRDDLDPGERASRYARHGAAAISVLTDGPFFGGSVDDLRTAATRAGVPVLRKDFILDELQIVEARAAGAAAVLLIVRALEPTRLELLLATAREYGLDALVEVHTPAELERALSVGAGILGINSRDLDSFAIDTAAAWRVIQAVPADRVAVAESGMASVADVERAAAAGADAVLIGTALSAALDPDGLMAGLCRIPRHAR, encoded by the coding sequence ATGCCCGTCACTCTGGACCAGATCCTCATCTCGACCAGGGACCAGCTCCCTGGGCTCCGCCGCCGGCGCAGCGCGCTGGAGCGGGAGGCGCGAGACGCCGCACCGCCGCCTTCGTTTGCCGGCGCGCTCCGGCGGCAGAGCGTCGCGGTGATCGCCGAGGTGAAGCGCCGGTCGCCGTCCTCAGGCACGATCCGGGATGATCTCGACCCGGGGGAGCGGGCCTCGCGTTACGCCAGACACGGCGCGGCCGCCATCTCGGTGCTGACCGACGGACCGTTCTTCGGCGGCTCGGTGGATGACCTCCGTACCGCCGCCACTCGGGCAGGTGTGCCGGTGCTCCGGAAGGACTTCATCCTGGACGAGCTGCAGATCGTGGAGGCCCGCGCGGCCGGCGCGGCGGCGGTGCTGCTGATCGTGCGTGCGCTGGAGCCGACGCGCCTCGAGCTCCTGCTCGCCACCGCGAGGGAGTACGGGCTGGATGCCTTGGTGGAGGTACATACCCCGGCGGAGCTGGAGCGGGCGCTCTCTGTCGGGGCGGGGATCCTGGGCATCAACAGCCGCGATCTGGATTCGTTCGCCATCGATACCGCGGCCGCGTGGCGCGTGATCCAGGCGGTCCCGGCCGATCGAGTTGCCGTGGCGGAGAGCGGGATGGCCTCCGTGGCCGATGTGGAGCGGGCCGCGGCGGCGGGTGCCGACGCTGTCCTGATCGGAACCGCGCTGTCGGCCGCCCTCGATCCCGACGGCCTGATGGCCGGGCTCTGCCGGATCCCGCGTCATGCGCGTTAG
- the lexA gene encoding transcriptional repressor LexA: MPLTKRQSEILSYLQGHIQEHSYAPSFEEIAERFGFQSLATVHEHLTNLERKGYIRRSYNESRSIEVLPPRGTSAASEIPLLGKVAAGTPIESLMHQETIAVPDQMLPRRGPNYALRVQGTSMIDEHILDGDLVVVHGKQSAENGEMVIALVNGSEATVKKFYREPGGWIRLQPANASMQPMRFQERDVLIQGVVVGVIRKY, encoded by the coding sequence ATGCCCCTGACCAAGCGCCAGAGCGAAATTCTCTCCTACCTGCAGGGACACATCCAGGAGCACTCCTACGCGCCCAGCTTCGAGGAGATCGCCGAGCGATTCGGATTCCAGTCCCTCGCCACGGTACACGAGCATCTGACCAATCTCGAGCGCAAGGGCTACATCCGCCGTTCCTACAACGAGAGCCGCTCCATCGAGGTGCTGCCGCCGCGTGGCACGTCGGCCGCCAGTGAGATTCCCCTGCTCGGCAAGGTCGCGGCGGGCACCCCCATCGAGTCGCTCATGCACCAGGAGACCATCGCCGTTCCCGATCAGATGTTGCCGCGCCGGGGGCCGAACTACGCGCTTCGAGTCCAGGGGACGTCCATGATCGACGAGCATATCCTGGACGGAGATCTGGTCGTGGTGCATGGCAAGCAGAGCGCGGAGAACGGCGAGATGGTCATCGCCCTGGTCAACGGGAGCGAAGCCACCGTGAAGAAGTTCTACCGGGAACCGGGTGGCTGGATCCGCCTTCAGCCGGCCAACGCCTCCATGCAGCCGATGCGCTTTCAGGAGCGGGACGTCCTGATCCAGGGCGTCGTGGTCGGAGTCATCCGCAAATACTGA
- a CDS encoding trypsin-like peptidase domain-containing protein codes for MSRSGAVVLILLLAGCRERPAAAPAASRPAPLHTTTSAAQATAIRADTQAAVASSRRTALVAAVERAAGAVVSINVTSHQQAPPSSPWDFFFVPEGARVVQGYGTGFVIRPNGIILTNQHVVANADQVVVTLTDGSDVRAKVLGEDPLTDIAVLRVDRQGLPVVTTGRSTDLMIGEWVVALGNPYAYLLGNAEPTVTVGVVSATGRNILPNQEQTGLYLDMIQTDAAINPGNSGGPLTNALGEVVGINSSIFSNSGGSVGLGFAIPIERALRVADEIIRNGAVRRAWVGLDIPGAAAMRNWKSQGGVEVAGVTPDGPAARAGLRTGDVLVQANGRRLRNYLDWEAVKLDLHVGDAVDLTVRSGRDTSQRRIVTRDVPTVTAKKVTVLHDLQLITVTPSVQAERGIRSERGALIFKISPEVSQATGLQPGDVIVAINRTAVRNGSQVEQLLTARSGEPIRVYFERDGQITFTDLAFR; via the coding sequence ATGAGTCGTAGCGGCGCGGTCGTCCTGATTCTCCTGCTCGCCGGCTGCCGCGAGCGACCGGCAGCGGCGCCCGCGGCCAGCAGGCCGGCTCCCCTTCACACCACGACATCGGCGGCCCAGGCCACCGCCATCCGGGCGGATACGCAGGCGGCGGTGGCCAGCTCCCGGCGAACCGCCCTGGTCGCCGCGGTCGAGCGGGCCGCAGGTGCCGTGGTGTCGATCAACGTCACCTCGCACCAGCAGGCGCCACCCAGCTCGCCCTGGGATTTCTTCTTCGTGCCCGAGGGCGCGCGGGTGGTGCAGGGCTACGGCACCGGATTCGTGATCCGACCGAACGGCATCATTCTCACCAATCAGCACGTGGTCGCCAACGCCGACCAGGTGGTGGTGACGCTGACCGACGGCAGCGACGTCCGCGCCAAGGTGCTGGGCGAAGACCCGCTCACGGATATCGCGGTGCTTCGGGTCGACCGCCAGGGACTCCCGGTGGTCACCACGGGGCGCAGCACCGATCTCATGATCGGCGAATGGGTGGTGGCACTCGGCAATCCCTACGCCTACCTGCTGGGGAATGCGGAGCCGACCGTCACCGTGGGCGTGGTGAGCGCCACCGGCCGCAATATCCTGCCGAATCAAGAGCAGACCGGCCTCTACCTGGACATGATTCAGACCGACGCGGCCATCAACCCGGGCAACTCCGGCGGCCCGCTCACCAACGCGTTGGGCGAGGTGGTCGGCATCAACTCCTCCATCTTCAGCAACAGCGGCGGCTCGGTGGGGCTCGGGTTCGCCATTCCGATCGAGCGCGCCCTCCGAGTGGCCGACGAGATCATCCGCAACGGCGCGGTCCGCCGCGCCTGGGTCGGCCTGGATATCCCAGGTGCCGCGGCCATGCGGAATTGGAAGAGCCAGGGCGGCGTGGAGGTCGCGGGCGTGACGCCCGACGGGCCCGCGGCACGCGCGGGGCTACGCACCGGCGACGTGCTGGTGCAGGCCAATGGGCGGCGGCTCCGCAACTACCTCGATTGGGAGGCGGTCAAGCTCGATCTGCACGTGGGCGACGCGGTCGATCTCACCGTGCGGAGCGGCCGGGACACCAGTCAGCGACGGATCGTCACTCGCGACGTGCCCACGGTGACCGCGAAGAAGGTGACGGTTCTGCACGATCTCCAGCTGATCACGGTCACACCCTCGGTCCAGGCCGAGCGGGGGATCCGGAGCGAGCGCGGCGCGCTCATCTTCAAGATCTCGCCGGAGGTGAGCCAGGCCACCGGCCTGCAGCCCGGCGACGTGATCGTGGCGATCAACCGCACCGCGGTGCGGAATGGATCCCAGGTCGAACAGCTGCTCACCGCGCGCTCGGGCGAGCCGATCCGGGTCTACTTCGAGCGGGACGGTCAGATCACCTTCACCGACCTGGCTTTCCGATGA
- the trpD gene encoding anthranilate phosphoribosyltransferase, translating into MTQDAPLRFALHQLALGASLSDAAAAAAFGVLMRGEASPVQTAALLMGLRAKGETADEIAGAATALRIAMLRLEVGGGELLVDTCGTGGGRVGTLNISTAAALVAAGAGVPVAKHGNRSYTSRSGSADVLESLGVRIDLPAEAAARVLERTGIVFLFAPMYHPAMRHVGPVRRELGTGTIMNLLGPLANPAGARRQVIGVADRERAPLVAAALARLDAIHALVLHAVVGMDEVSPSGRTEVWEVREGRVDHWQIDPAALGLRCDDLDGLTGGEPGENAARIERLLQGGGEPVERCAVLLNAACALYVSGRGWSLEESAARAAQALHGGAGMEALHRLRAAAPRGESETLSICG; encoded by the coding sequence GTGACCCAGGACGCTCCGCTGCGCTTCGCCCTTCACCAGCTGGCCCTCGGCGCCTCGCTGTCGGACGCCGCCGCCGCCGCCGCGTTCGGCGTGCTGATGCGGGGCGAGGCGAGCCCGGTGCAGACGGCCGCGCTGCTGATGGGACTCCGGGCCAAGGGCGAAACGGCGGACGAGATCGCGGGCGCGGCCACCGCGCTCCGCATCGCGATGCTGCGGCTGGAGGTGGGCGGCGGCGAGCTGCTGGTGGACACCTGCGGCACGGGCGGGGGTCGCGTGGGCACCCTGAACATCTCGACCGCCGCGGCGCTGGTGGCCGCCGGCGCCGGTGTTCCGGTGGCGAAGCACGGCAACCGGAGCTACACCTCCCGCTCCGGCTCCGCCGATGTGCTCGAGTCACTCGGCGTGCGAATCGATCTGCCGGCGGAGGCCGCGGCCCGGGTGCTGGAGCGGACCGGAATCGTCTTCCTGTTCGCTCCGATGTACCACCCGGCGATGCGTCACGTCGGACCGGTGCGGCGGGAGCTCGGGACCGGCACCATCATGAACCTGCTGGGGCCGCTGGCGAATCCCGCGGGTGCGCGACGCCAGGTCATCGGGGTCGCCGACCGCGAGCGGGCGCCGCTGGTAGCCGCGGCGCTGGCTCGTCTGGATGCGATCCACGCGCTGGTGCTGCACGCCGTGGTGGGCATGGACGAGGTGAGCCCGTCGGGACGGACTGAGGTGTGGGAAGTGCGCGAGGGACGGGTCGATCACTGGCAGATCGATCCCGCGGCGCTCGGTCTCCGCTGCGACGATCTGGATGGCCTGACAGGCGGCGAGCCCGGGGAGAACGCCGCCAGGATCGAGCGGCTGCTCCAGGGTGGCGGTGAGCCGGTCGAGCGCTGCGCGGTGCTGCTCAACGCGGCCTGCGCGCTTTACGTGTCGGGGCGCGGCTGGTCCTTGGAAGAATCCGCCGCACGCGCTGCACAGGCGCTGCACGGTGGGGCAGGAATGGAGGCCCTGCACCGGCTGAGAGCCGCAGCGCCCCGGGGCGAGAGCGAAACGCTCAGTATTTGCGGATGA
- the purB gene encoding adenylosuccinate lyase produces the protein MTDDRWRSPLGTRYASPAMQTLWGEPHRIGLWRRLWLALAEAERELGLDVPEEALEQMRAQLDTADLAAAARYERRFRHDVMAHIHAFGEQAPKARAFLHLGATSAFVTDNADLIVMREGLRLLLGRLLAVLSALEGFARRTAAMPCLAYTHFQPAQLTTVGKRTTLWMQDFALDVEEVIQRLETLRFRGCQGTTGTQASFLELFQGDHEKVRELERRVTRKLGFREQFAVTGQTYSRKADSMVLDGLSGIAQSAGKMAGDLRLLQHEGELLEPFESEQVGSSAMAYKRNPMRAERISGLARFVISLQANAAHTAASQWLERSLDDSANRRLTLPEAFLAADAILILATNIAAGLELREDVIRRHVAEQMPFMATERWLMLGVAGGGDRQALHEVIRQHSLAVAEAVSRGAPNDLLDRLAADPAFRSVPAAALRAELDPANYTGRAAQQVGEFLDEYLDPLLRRARPLAAEAETAEVRV, from the coding sequence ATGACCGACGATCGCTGGCGCTCTCCACTCGGCACTCGCTACGCCTCCCCGGCGATGCAGACGCTGTGGGGCGAGCCCCATCGGATTGGTCTCTGGCGCCGGCTCTGGCTCGCGCTGGCTGAAGCGGAGCGGGAGCTGGGTCTGGATGTACCCGAGGAGGCGCTCGAGCAGATGCGGGCGCAGCTCGACACCGCCGACCTGGCCGCGGCGGCGCGGTACGAGCGCCGCTTCCGCCACGACGTAATGGCGCACATCCACGCCTTCGGTGAGCAGGCGCCGAAGGCGCGCGCCTTCCTGCATCTGGGTGCCACCAGCGCGTTCGTCACCGACAACGCCGACCTGATCGTCATGCGCGAAGGGCTCCGCCTGCTGCTCGGCCGGCTCCTCGCGGTGCTGTCGGCCCTCGAAGGATTCGCCCGGCGTACGGCGGCCATGCCCTGCCTCGCGTACACCCACTTTCAGCCGGCGCAGCTCACCACGGTCGGCAAGCGCACCACGCTCTGGATGCAGGACTTCGCCCTGGACGTGGAGGAAGTAATCCAGCGGCTGGAGACACTGAGATTCCGCGGGTGCCAGGGCACCACGGGGACGCAGGCATCGTTCCTGGAGCTGTTCCAGGGCGACCACGAGAAGGTCCGCGAGCTGGAGCGGCGGGTCACCCGGAAGCTGGGCTTCCGGGAGCAGTTCGCCGTCACCGGCCAGACCTACTCCCGCAAGGCCGACAGCATGGTGCTCGATGGGCTGAGCGGGATCGCCCAGTCGGCGGGGAAGATGGCGGGCGATCTCCGGTTGCTGCAGCACGAGGGCGAGCTGCTGGAGCCGTTCGAGTCGGAGCAGGTCGGCTCCAGCGCGATGGCGTACAAGCGCAACCCGATGCGGGCGGAGCGCATCAGCGGGCTGGCCCGGTTCGTCATCTCGCTCCAGGCCAACGCCGCCCACACCGCCGCGAGCCAGTGGCTGGAGCGGAGCCTCGACGACAGCGCCAACCGCCGGCTCACCCTGCCCGAGGCGTTTCTCGCGGCCGACGCCATCCTGATCCTGGCCACCAACATCGCGGCGGGGCTGGAGCTCAGAGAAGACGTGATTCGCCGCCACGTGGCCGAGCAGATGCCGTTCATGGCCACCGAGCGCTGGCTCATGCTCGGCGTGGCCGGCGGCGGCGACCGGCAGGCGCTGCACGAGGTCATCCGCCAGCACAGCCTCGCCGTCGCCGAGGCGGTCAGCCGGGGCGCCCCCAACGACCTGCTCGACCGGCTCGCGGCCGATCCGGCCTTTCGCTCGGTACCGGCCGCGGCGCTGCGCGCGGAGCTCGATCCCGCCAACTACACCGGCAGGGCCGCCCAGCAAGTGGGCGAATTTCTGGACGAGTATCTGGATCCCCTGCTCCGCCGGGCGCGTCCGCTCGCCGCGGAAGCCGAGACTGCGGAGGTGCGGGTATGA
- the trpB gene encoding tryptophan synthase subunit beta produces MALAPSPERAVAGRFGPYGGRYVPETLVAALDDLAALYDGVRGDPGFWAEYEQLLTEFVGRPSPITEAVRLGAEVGATLLLKREDLNHTGAHKINNTIGQALLAVRMGKRRIIAETGAGQHGVATATVCARFGLECVVYMGEEDVARQRLNVYRMELLGATVVPVGSGTRTLKDATNEALRDWVTNVPTTHYIIGSVVGPDPYPRMVRDFQSVIGREARSQVLARYGRLPHTVVACVGGGSNAMGIFAGFLDDTGVRLVGVEAAGEGLASGLHSATLEAGSPGVLHGSLSYLLQDADGQVAPAHSVSAGLDYPGVGPEHSYLHDSGRVAYESATDAEALDAFQAVCRLEGIIPALETAHAFAWVRRMAGGWPAGALVLLCLSGRGDKDVAHVAQLLRPPA; encoded by the coding sequence TTGGCCCTAGCCCCATCACCTGAGCGGGCGGTCGCCGGCCGGTTCGGACCATACGGCGGCCGCTACGTCCCCGAGACGCTGGTTGCCGCGCTGGACGATCTCGCGGCGCTCTACGACGGCGTGCGGGGTGACCCGGGGTTCTGGGCCGAATACGAGCAGCTGCTGACTGAATTCGTGGGGCGCCCGTCGCCGATCACCGAGGCCGTGCGGCTCGGAGCCGAGGTCGGCGCCACCCTGCTGCTCAAGCGGGAAGACCTGAATCACACCGGCGCGCACAAGATCAACAACACGATCGGGCAGGCGCTGCTCGCCGTCAGGATGGGCAAGCGGCGGATCATCGCCGAGACCGGCGCGGGCCAGCACGGTGTGGCAACGGCCACGGTGTGCGCTCGCTTCGGGCTCGAGTGCGTGGTGTACATGGGCGAGGAGGATGTGGCCCGGCAGCGACTCAACGTCTACCGGATGGAGCTGCTCGGTGCCACCGTCGTGCCCGTCGGCTCGGGCACTCGCACCCTCAAGGATGCCACCAACGAGGCGCTGCGCGACTGGGTGACCAACGTTCCCACGACCCACTACATCATCGGCTCGGTGGTCGGACCCGATCCCTACCCCCGCATGGTGCGCGACTTCCAGTCGGTGATTGGACGCGAGGCGCGGAGCCAGGTGCTGGCCCGCTACGGGCGGCTGCCCCACACCGTGGTCGCATGCGTTGGCGGCGGGTCCAACGCGATGGGGATCTTCGCCGGATTCCTGGACGACACCGGCGTGCGGCTGGTGGGCGTGGAGGCGGCGGGCGAGGGCCTCGCCTCGGGCCTGCACAGCGCCACGCTCGAGGCGGGGTCGCCCGGGGTGCTGCACGGCAGCCTGAGCTATCTGCTGCAGGACGCGGACGGGCAGGTGGCACCCGCCCACTCGGTGTCGGCCGGTCTGGACTACCCCGGGGTGGGACCGGAGCACAGCTACCTGCACGACAGCGGACGAGTGGCGTACGAGTCCGCCACCGACGCCGAAGCGCTCGATGCATTCCAGGCGGTGTGCCGGCTCGAGGGGATCATCCCCGCGCTGGAGACGGCGCATGCGTTCGCCTGGGTCCGTCGGATGGCGGGAGGCTGGCCGGCCGGTGCGCTGGTGCTGCTCTGTCTCAGCGGGCGCGGCGACAAGGACGTGGCGCACGTGGCGCAGTTGCTGAGGCCACCCGCGTGA
- a CDS encoding HEAT repeat domain-containing protein has translation MTAGQPAAEVLPASQISELINGLVKALRAYHMYLPNNPIYQRATENLRSAFIPVWAALDQLVLTVAETDFIWEDQVVYHQLNKSESLAWGLFKDGMRSLTISHGAELDELPRFLETINRARFLAADAGDDLLTLLWEQEFDLIQYKFIEFFGEGGGALPEQTGTYATAGAADDQAAKQRHAQAAEEAPPRPKGVVDLDEFDATLYFLDEKEINQVARAVEEEYARDVRGASLNVLFDLFEMQNEPEIRGEILSAVEHLFPNFLNLGDFRTAASILRECGQLAQRISALREEHKERLTGFVAKLSEAAIVSQLLQSLDEAPALAGEAHVAELLRELRASALEPILTWIPNLSSAPLRTLLEGVADRLAESHPSEVLRILKDPESPALAPVVTLCGRLGLHQTVPGLGETVVHPLPAVRLASVQALAQLATPAAMTLIDKALDDDDRGVRLAAVRVVGSRGYKGAQRRVEAIVLGKAVKEMDLTEKMAFFEAYGAIAGAGGLKPLSALLLPRGMLRMKQSSEVRACAAIALGKIRTPEARELLQRAADDKDPVVRNAVNRALRETGT, from the coding sequence GTGACGGCCGGCCAGCCCGCGGCGGAAGTGCTTCCCGCGTCCCAGATCTCGGAGCTGATCAACGGCCTGGTGAAGGCGCTCCGCGCGTACCACATGTATCTGCCCAACAATCCCATCTATCAGCGGGCCACGGAGAACCTGCGGTCCGCCTTCATTCCGGTCTGGGCCGCGCTGGATCAGCTGGTCCTCACGGTGGCGGAGACGGATTTCATCTGGGAAGATCAGGTGGTGTACCACCAGCTCAACAAGAGCGAGAGCCTCGCCTGGGGCCTGTTCAAGGACGGGATGCGCTCGCTCACCATCTCCCACGGCGCCGAGCTCGACGAGCTGCCCCGATTCCTGGAGACGATCAACCGCGCGCGCTTCCTCGCGGCCGATGCGGGCGACGACCTCCTCACGCTCTTATGGGAGCAGGAATTCGACCTCATCCAGTACAAGTTCATCGAGTTCTTCGGCGAGGGCGGGGGCGCGCTGCCGGAGCAGACCGGCACCTATGCGACCGCGGGCGCCGCTGACGACCAGGCCGCCAAACAACGCCACGCCCAGGCGGCCGAAGAGGCCCCTCCCCGGCCCAAGGGAGTGGTCGACCTCGACGAGTTCGATGCCACCCTCTACTTCCTGGACGAGAAGGAGATCAACCAGGTGGCCCGGGCGGTGGAGGAGGAGTACGCCCGAGACGTGCGCGGCGCGTCCCTGAACGTGCTGTTCGATCTGTTCGAGATGCAGAACGAACCCGAGATCCGGGGTGAGATCCTCAGCGCCGTCGAGCATCTCTTTCCTAATTTCCTCAACCTGGGGGACTTCCGGACCGCCGCCAGCATCCTGCGCGAGTGCGGGCAGCTGGCACAACGCATCTCGGCGCTTCGAGAGGAGCACAAGGAGCGGCTCACGGGCTTCGTCGCCAAGCTGAGCGAGGCGGCGATCGTGAGCCAGCTCCTGCAATCGCTGGACGAGGCCCCCGCGCTGGCCGGCGAAGCCCACGTGGCCGAGCTGCTGCGGGAGCTCCGCGCCTCGGCGCTGGAGCCGATCCTCACCTGGATTCCCAATCTTTCCTCCGCGCCCCTGCGCACGCTGCTCGAGGGCGTAGCCGACCGCCTGGCCGAGAGCCACCCGTCGGAAGTGTTGCGCATCCTCAAGGATCCAGAGTCGCCCGCGCTCGCGCCCGTGGTGACCCTCTGCGGTCGGCTCGGCCTGCATCAGACAGTCCCCGGGTTGGGGGAGACGGTGGTGCATCCGCTGCCCGCGGTTCGGCTCGCGAGTGTGCAGGCGCTCGCGCAACTGGCCACGCCGGCCGCCATGACCCTGATCGACAAGGCACTGGACGACGACGATCGGGGGGTTCGGTTGGCGGCCGTCCGGGTGGTGGGGAGCCGGGGATACAAGGGCGCGCAACGCCGGGTGGAGGCGATCGTGCTGGGCAAAGCGGTGAAGGAGATGGATCTCACCGAGAAGATGGCTTTCTTCGAGGCCTACGGCGCGATCGCGGGCGCTGGCGGCCTCAAGCCGCTCAGCGCCTTACTGCTGCCGCGTGGGATGTTGCGGATGAAGCAGTCATCCGAGGTCCGCGCCTGCGCCGCGATCGCGCTCGGGAAGATCCGCACCCCGGAGGCCCGCGAGCTGCTGCAGCGCGCGGCCGACGACAAGGATCCCGTAGTGCGGAACGCCGTGAACCGCGCCCTGCGGGAGACCGGAACGTGA
- the truA gene encoding tRNA pseudouridine(38-40) synthase TruA: protein MSRSFLATLHYDGTGFVGWQRQPAGRSVQAEFERVLERLCGRRLVAHAAGRTDAGVHASGLAVSFSAPATWTIGSLRRALNALLPRDCWVESLHLMQPGFHARKSAISRRYRYDIGLDEASASPFRRPFEWALGRPLDVDALGATARLVAGEHDFRAFAAKGAPKPHYRCRLGLAEWRERSEGRGVSFHVEADRFLHHMVRMLVGTMVDVGLGRRPAEDIAGLLARGDNQETSPPAPPQGLYFVAATYPPELFAELNAESQAVAHES from the coding sequence ATGAGCCGGAGCTTTCTCGCCACGCTGCACTACGACGGAACCGGGTTTGTCGGGTGGCAGCGCCAGCCCGCCGGCCGATCGGTCCAGGCCGAGTTCGAGCGCGTACTGGAGCGACTCTGCGGCCGGCGCCTGGTGGCCCACGCGGCCGGCCGTACCGACGCCGGCGTCCACGCCTCCGGCCTCGCCGTCAGCTTCTCGGCGCCGGCCACCTGGACCATCGGATCGCTCCGCCGAGCCCTGAACGCACTGCTCCCTCGCGACTGCTGGGTCGAGTCCCTCCATCTCATGCAGCCGGGCTTTCACGCCCGGAAGAGCGCCATCTCGCGACGCTACCGTTACGACATCGGCCTGGACGAGGCGTCCGCCTCGCCGTTTCGGCGGCCGTTCGAATGGGCCTTGGGGCGGCCGCTCGATGTGGATGCACTCGGCGCCACGGCTCGACTGGTCGCAGGCGAGCACGACTTCCGCGCCTTCGCCGCCAAAGGCGCCCCCAAGCCGCACTACCGCTGCCGGCTCGGCCTCGCGGAGTGGCGCGAGCGCTCGGAGGGCCGGGGCGTGAGCTTCCACGTGGAGGCCGATCGCTTCCTGCACCACATGGTGCGCATGCTGGTCGGGACGATGGTGGACGTGGGACTCGGCCGCCGGCCGGCGGAGGACATCGCCGGTCTGCTGGCGCGAGGGGACAACCAGGAGACCAGTCCTCCGGCGCCGCCCCAGGGTCTCTATTTCGTCGCCGCCACGTATCCTCCCGAGCTGTTCGCCGAGCTCAATGCGGAATCGCAGGCCGTGGCGCATGAGTCGTAG
- a CDS encoding HD domain-containing phosphohydrolase codes for MTQPADATARAAPEGQLRHGGRVLLLALYTALRSLKLYPVENATVQKALDDLDTAARGLLAVENDLELRLAGDFIFVNATRLRLELDNYASFSHILAVLRAFDIGALRIHSTANRREWQILLSLLLSLSERGQPEERFEELFARLDAGQVKGLEIEHATQHDPDAEQAKEAAKRVYAQGVAVTKDVITGVRLGRATSVKKVKRAVQLIVDQVLNNETSVVGLTTIRDYDEYTFTHSVNVCIFSVALGKKLGFPRIQLYDLGMTALLHDVGKARVPVTILNKTTGLDEQEWRVMQAHPWLGAITLFGMRAHEETPYRSILVAHEHHMKTDLSGYPKTIRPRQ; via the coding sequence GTGACCCAGCCGGCCGACGCCACCGCCCGCGCCGCGCCGGAGGGCCAGCTCCGCCACGGTGGTCGCGTCCTGCTGCTGGCGCTCTATACCGCGCTCCGGAGCCTCAAGCTCTACCCGGTCGAGAACGCAACCGTCCAGAAGGCGCTCGACGACCTGGACACCGCCGCGCGCGGGCTGCTGGCCGTGGAGAACGACCTCGAGCTGCGGCTGGCGGGCGACTTCATCTTCGTGAATGCCACCCGGCTCCGGCTCGAGCTCGACAACTACGCCTCCTTCAGCCACATCCTCGCCGTCCTCCGCGCCTTCGACATCGGCGCCCTCCGGATCCATTCCACCGCCAACCGCCGGGAGTGGCAGATCCTGCTGAGCCTGCTGCTCAGTCTGTCCGAACGGGGCCAGCCGGAGGAGCGCTTCGAGGAGCTCTTCGCGCGCCTGGACGCGGGGCAGGTCAAGGGGCTCGAGATCGAGCACGCCACCCAGCACGATCCCGACGCGGAGCAGGCCAAGGAGGCGGCCAAGCGGGTCTACGCCCAGGGCGTCGCGGTCACCAAGGACGTGATCACCGGTGTCCGCCTGGGACGCGCCACCAGCGTGAAGAAGGTAAAGCGCGCGGTGCAGCTCATCGTGGACCAGGTGCTCAACAACGAGACCTCGGTGGTGGGACTCACCACCATCCGCGACTATGACGAGTACACCTTCACCCACTCGGTCAACGTCTGCATCTTCTCGGTGGCGCTGGGGAAGAAGCTGGGCTTCCCCCGGATCCAGCTCTACGACCTGGGAATGACGGCGCTGCTGCACGACGTGGGCAAAGCCCGGGTGCCCGTCACCATCCTCAACAAGACCACCGGTCTGGACGAGCAGGAGTGGCGGGTAATGCAGGCCCACCCCTGGCTCGGAGCGATCACCCTCTTCGGCATGCGGGCGCACGAGGAGACTCCCTACCGGTCCATCCTGGTGGCCCACGAGCATCACATGAAGACCGACCTGAGCGGCTATCCCAAGACCATCCGGCCACGGCAA